In the genome of Rhodoplanes sp. Z2-YC6860, one region contains:
- a CDS encoding acyl-CoA dehydrogenase family protein, with protein sequence MQSPSRVDDHQDLRDAVSDLCSRFPNEYWRRIDEKRGYPEDFVNALTAAGWLAALIPTEYGGSGLGLVEASVIMEEINRSGGNSGACHGQMYNMSTLLRAGSEEQKQRYLPKIATGELRMQSMAVTEPTTGSDTTRLKTTAVRRGDRYVVNGQKVWTSRLQHSDLMILLARTTPADQVSKKVDGLSVFVVEVAAAMKAGMVVKPISNMVNHETNEVFFDNLEIPAENLIGEEGRGFRYILEGLNAERTLIAAECIGDGYWFTDRAVRYSGSRTVFDRPIGQNQGIQFPIAQAFINVEAASLMRFKAAQLHDAGKPCGAEANMAKLLAADASWQAANACLQTHGGFGFAAEYDIERKFRETRLYQVAPISTNLILAYVGEHVLGMPRSY encoded by the coding sequence ATGCAAAGCCCATCCAGAGTCGACGACCATCAAGACCTCCGCGACGCCGTCTCCGACTTGTGTTCGCGTTTTCCGAACGAATATTGGCGGCGGATCGACGAAAAGCGCGGCTACCCCGAAGACTTCGTGAATGCGCTCACGGCGGCCGGCTGGCTCGCCGCATTGATCCCGACCGAGTACGGCGGCTCGGGCCTCGGGCTCGTCGAAGCCTCGGTCATCATGGAGGAGATCAACCGCTCCGGCGGCAATTCCGGCGCCTGTCACGGCCAGATGTACAACATGTCGACACTGCTGCGGGCGGGCTCGGAAGAGCAGAAGCAACGCTATCTGCCCAAGATCGCCACCGGCGAACTGCGCATGCAGTCAATGGCGGTGACGGAGCCCACGACCGGATCCGACACCACCAGACTGAAAACGACCGCCGTCCGGCGTGGGGACCGTTATGTCGTCAACGGCCAGAAGGTCTGGACCTCGCGGCTGCAGCATTCAGATCTGATGATCCTGCTGGCGCGGACCACGCCGGCCGACCAGGTCAGCAAAAAGGTCGATGGGCTGTCGGTGTTCGTCGTCGAAGTCGCTGCGGCGATGAAGGCCGGCATGGTCGTCAAGCCGATCTCGAACATGGTGAACCACGAGACCAACGAGGTTTTCTTCGACAACCTGGAAATCCCGGCGGAGAACCTGATCGGCGAAGAGGGCCGCGGTTTTCGCTACATCCTCGAAGGTCTCAACGCCGAACGGACATTGATCGCGGCGGAGTGCATTGGCGACGGCTACTGGTTCACGGACCGGGCGGTCCGCTACTCCGGAAGCCGTACGGTGTTCGACAGGCCGATCGGCCAGAACCAGGGAATTCAGTTCCCGATCGCCCAGGCCTTTATCAATGTCGAAGCGGCGAGCCTCATGCGCTTCAAGGCGGCACAGCTTCACGACGCCGGGAAGCCCTGCGGGGCCGAAGCCAACATGGCCAAGCTGCTCGCGGCGGACGCCTCGTGGCAGGCGGCCAATGCGTGCCTTCAGACACACGGCGGCTTCGGCTTCGCCGCCGAATACGACATCGAACGGAAATTCCGCGAGACCCGGCTCTACCAGGTCGCGCCCATCTCGACCAATCTGATCCTCGCTTATGTCGGCGAGCATGTCCTCGGAATGCCTCGCTCGTATTGA
- a CDS encoding ABC transporter substrate-binding protein: MRLARITLALAAAVAMLPGHAFAVGPEPAPISPPVQITVGYQKVGHLAPMVQVTEQLKKLGVEAKMVEFVRYADARTALLAGSLDVASIGPADLAIALSQGSTSAIGLMGVGSSPKYVIGRNGVKLDSWDDIKGKKIAIAPGSAVWFQFAATLVEKNIPYNSFQAVNIQGGGANFDQALKKGDVDAIVTWEPFESTPVLEGYGFFAKNLEYGQSKAVGAELGIIAASKDALEKKRGAIERFVWAYLSAQEDMSKNPEKFTKSYAEFTGIEPKLSAEATKVIKLGEVVSVDQIKRQAKAFADLGVIPNDVSGQIANYWDGSLVTQAMK; encoded by the coding sequence ATGAGACTTGCTAGGATTACTCTCGCGCTTGCTGCTGCTGTCGCAATGCTGCCGGGCCATGCTTTTGCGGTCGGCCCCGAGCCCGCGCCCATCTCCCCGCCCGTGCAGATCACGGTTGGGTATCAGAAGGTCGGGCATCTTGCGCCCATGGTGCAGGTGACCGAGCAACTGAAAAAACTCGGCGTCGAAGCCAAGATGGTCGAGTTCGTCCGCTACGCCGACGCACGCACCGCTCTTCTCGCCGGCTCGCTCGATGTGGCATCGATCGGACCGGCCGATCTCGCCATCGCTCTGTCCCAAGGCTCGACCAGCGCCATAGGCCTGATGGGCGTCGGCTCGTCGCCCAAGTATGTGATCGGACGCAACGGCGTAAAACTCGACTCGTGGGACGATATCAAGGGAAAGAAGATCGCCATCGCGCCAGGATCCGCGGTCTGGTTCCAGTTCGCGGCCACGCTGGTCGAGAAGAACATTCCCTACAACAGCTTCCAGGCGGTCAACATCCAGGGCGGCGGCGCGAACTTCGATCAGGCGCTGAAGAAGGGCGACGTTGACGCCATCGTCACCTGGGAACCGTTCGAGTCGACGCCCGTTTTGGAAGGCTACGGTTTCTTCGCGAAAAACCTGGAGTACGGGCAGTCCAAAGCGGTCGGCGCCGAGCTTGGCATCATCGCCGCATCCAAGGATGCCCTGGAGAAAAAGCGCGGCGCGATTGAGCGTTTCGTCTGGGCCTATCTGAGCGCCCAGGAGGACATGAGCAAGAACCCCGAGAAGTTCACCAAATCCTATGCCGAGTTCACCGGCATCGAACCGAAGCTCTCGGCCGAGGCCACCAAGGTGATCAAGCTCGGCGAGGTCGTGTCCGTCGATCAGATCAAGCGGCAAGCCAAGGCCTTCGCCGATCTCGGCGTGATCCCCAACGATGTGTCCGGGCAGATCGCCAACTATTGGGACGGCTCGTTGGTCACTCAGGCCATGAAGTAA
- a CDS encoding LysR family transcriptional regulator → MLSHDLQSLRIFLAACELRSLSKAAEQHHIAVSAASRRIQLLEHEAGSPLVVRRPHGIEPTAAGLTMMRYARDVLRLGDKLSVSMEEHRGGTRGYVRVCASSSVLVQCLADDLSTFAKGNPDIKIDLEERPTTSTIEAVRHKQADLGLIVRGVETAGLMLIDYNGDELVVALPKKHPLTKRRELTFEDLVGEDFVSLENGTAVHRLVSDRARERGHLMRLRMQVRSFEVMSLLIGQGLGVGIMPSKAARPMTEGFGLKLVKLAEPWAQRQFAICYRMGEILDAPCRRLIDHLTASTVGASQG, encoded by the coding sequence ATGCTGTCGCATGATCTCCAGAGCCTGAGGATTTTCCTTGCCGCATGCGAGTTGCGCAGCCTCAGCAAGGCGGCGGAGCAGCATCACATCGCGGTATCGGCCGCCAGCCGGCGGATCCAGCTTCTGGAACATGAGGCCGGAAGCCCGCTCGTCGTGCGGCGGCCGCACGGCATCGAGCCGACGGCCGCAGGCTTGACGATGATGCGGTACGCCCGCGACGTGCTCAGGCTGGGCGACAAGCTTTCGGTCAGCATGGAAGAGCATCGGGGCGGCACCCGCGGCTACGTGCGCGTCTGCGCATCGAGTTCGGTTCTGGTCCAATGCCTGGCCGACGACCTTTCGACATTTGCGAAAGGAAATCCCGACATCAAGATCGACCTGGAAGAGCGGCCAACCACATCGACCATCGAAGCGGTGCGCCACAAACAGGCCGATCTTGGATTGATCGTCCGTGGAGTCGAGACGGCCGGACTGATGCTGATCGACTATAACGGCGATGAGCTCGTGGTGGCCTTGCCAAAAAAACACCCATTGACGAAGCGCCGGGAACTGACGTTCGAAGATCTGGTCGGCGAGGATTTCGTTTCGCTGGAAAATGGCACGGCGGTTCACCGGCTGGTGTCCGATCGTGCGCGTGAACGCGGCCACCTGATGCGGCTGCGCATGCAGGTGCGTTCGTTCGAGGTCATGTCGCTGCTGATCGGGCAAGGCCTCGGGGTCGGCATCATGCCGAGCAAGGCAGCCAGGCCCATGACCGAGGGCTTCGGGCTCAAGCTCGTCAAGCTCGCCGAGCCGTGGGCCCAACGGCAGTTCGCGATCTGTTACCGCATGGGAGAGATTCTCGATGCGCCGTGCCGCCGCCTGATCGATCACCTGACGGCGAGCACCGTGGGGGCAAGCCAGGGCTGA
- a CDS encoding ABC transporter permease, with protein MSVVPAHNRAVNPQRPAPAERSIVPSIWRGVRTALLAIGLPVAVIALWQCAGSGGSLFGGVLPTPDRVWTAWYKWAFGQSGLGLNPYSGTWVSNVLFSAQRVAQGFAVAIVVGIPVGILIGWNRLAAGALDPTVQVLRPIPITAWLPFSIALFGIQDIGSVFLIALGAFYPIVVNASQGARDVERNLVRAALMMGARRMTVLRRVVLPASLPSIFTGLRVGLGIGWTAVIVSEMVAVKSGLGYVLWDAYYVGRMDVVIADMVSIGALGFLSDRLILALESWVLGWRRLQSFQN; from the coding sequence ATGAGCGTCGTTCCTGCGCACAACCGGGCCGTCAACCCGCAGCGGCCCGCACCGGCCGAGCGATCCATCGTTCCGTCGATATGGCGCGGCGTGCGCACCGCTTTGCTTGCGATTGGGCTTCCGGTTGCCGTGATCGCGCTGTGGCAATGTGCCGGCAGCGGTGGATCGCTTTTTGGCGGCGTGCTCCCGACCCCGGATCGGGTCTGGACGGCCTGGTACAAATGGGCGTTTGGCCAATCCGGTCTTGGCCTCAACCCCTACAGCGGAACGTGGGTCTCGAATGTCCTGTTTTCCGCTCAGCGCGTCGCGCAAGGATTTGCCGTCGCCATCGTGGTCGGCATTCCGGTCGGGATTCTGATCGGCTGGAACAGGCTTGCGGCCGGCGCCCTTGACCCCACGGTGCAGGTGCTGCGGCCGATCCCGATCACCGCGTGGCTGCCGTTCTCGATCGCTCTGTTCGGAATCCAGGACATCGGCTCGGTCTTCCTCATCGCGCTCGGCGCGTTCTATCCGATCGTCGTGAATGCCAGCCAGGGCGCGCGCGACGTCGAGCGAAACCTTGTTCGCGCCGCTTTGATGATGGGAGCGCGGCGCATGACCGTGCTGCGCCGCGTCGTGCTGCCCGCGTCGCTGCCCTCGATCTTCACCGGGCTGCGCGTCGGCTTGGGCATCGGTTGGACCGCCGTGATCGTATCGGAGATGGTCGCGGTCAAATCCGGACTCGGCTACGTGCTCTGGGACGCCTACTACGTCGGGCGCATGGACGTCGTGATCGCCGACATGGTGTCGATCGGCGCGCTCGGATTCCTGAGCGACCGTCTGATCCTTGCGCTGGAAAGCTGGGTTCTCGGCTGGCGCCGGCTTCAATCCTTTCAGAACTGA